The genomic segment GGGTGTGGGCCTGCGGGACGGCGCTGCGGCCGTGCACCATGTCGGTCATCGCACGCACGCTGTGCCAGATGCTGAAGGTCGAGAAGGTGTGCGGCGGGCGGATCGCGGCGGTGGCGTACGTGGTGCCGGGGTGACCCGCGACCAGTCGTTCGACCGGCCGCCCCCAGGTCAGGAACCGGGGCAGCTCGGGCAGTTTGAGCCGGGCCAGGGTGACGGCCACGATCGGCTCCTCCGGATCCCAGCGGCCCGCCACCGTCGGTAGCCCAGCGAGGGCGGCGATCTCGCCGTACCGCCGCAGGTAGCGCAACCGCACGTGCCAGCCGCCGGCGAGCCGCCGCCCCAGACCGTCGTCGGCGAGGAACCGCTCCAACGCCGATTCGTCCGCCCACTCGGCGAACATCGCCAGGCGCCGCAGCTGCATCCGCTCCAGCGACACCGCCGGGGCGCCGAGCCGCATCAACGCGAGGCATTCGGCGTGCCGTAGCCCGGCCGCCCGCGGGCCGCGCAGCAGTGCCCGAACGGTCACCGACGGCGGCACCAGCGCCAGATGGAACGAATGAATCATCGGCCCATCATCACCCGGCCGTTTCCGGATCACGAATGCTCGGCTGCCGCCTTGCGAAGTGCGGTACCGGCTGCCGGGGGTCGTCGGCTCTACTGTCTGCGTCCCCGGTCGACCCGCTCGCGTCCCCGGTCGGCACCGGCCGGCGGACGACCCACCTCCGGGTGCGCGGTCGTCAGGCGGGACATCCCGGCGATCAAAGGAGGGGAAGCTGATGCGCTCACCGACAGGATCCGTCCGCGGTCCGGCCCGAGCCATGCGGGCGACGGCCGCCGCACTGCTGGCGACGGCGCTCTACCTGGGTGGTGGCGGTCCGGCGGCCGCCGTCGAGCCGACCGGACCGGTACTGCACGCCGGCGGCGCGACCGCGATCGCGGACAGCTACCTCGTCGTTCTCCGGGACTCCGCGGTCGCGCGTACGTCGGTGGCGGCCACGGCCGGCCAACTCGCCGCCGCCGGGGCCGGCCGGGTCGGGCACGTCTACCGGTCGGCGCTGCGCGGTTTCGAGGTGTCGCTGGACGCGGACGCGGCCGAACGGCTGGCGGCCCACCCGGCGGTGGCGTACGTCCAACAGAACCACCGGGTACGGCTGCTGGACACCCAGCTGAACCCGCCGTCGTGGGGGCTGGACCGGATCGACCAGGAGAACCGGCCGCTCAACAGCGCCTACACCTATCCGCGCACCGCCGCCGGCGTACCGGTCTATGTGATCGACACGGGCATCAGGTTCACCCACGGCGACTTCGGCGGCCGGGCCGTCACCGGGTTCGACGCGGTCGACGGCGGCGCGGCCGACGACTGCAACGGCCACGGCACGCACGTCGCCGGCACGGTCGGCGGGGCGGCCCACGGCGTCGCCAAGGCGGCCACCCTGATCGGGGTGCGGGTGCTCGACTGCGCCGGCAACGGTACGACCGCCGGAGTCGTCGCCGGGATCGACTGGGTCACCGCCCACCATCCGGCG from the Solwaraspora sp. WMMD1047 genome contains:
- a CDS encoding S8 family peptidase, with protein sequence MRSPTGSVRGPARAMRATAAALLATALYLGGGGPAAAVEPTGPVLHAGGATAIADSYLVVLRDSAVARTSVAATAGQLAAAGAGRVGHVYRSALRGFEVSLDADAAERLAAHPAVAYVQQNHRVRLLDTQLNPPSWGLDRIDQENRPLNSAYTYPRTAAGVPVYVIDTGIRFTHGDFGGRAVTGFDAVDGGAADDCNGHGTHVAGTVGGAAHGVAKAATLIGVRVLDCAGNGTTAGVVAGIDWVTAHHPAGAPAVANMSLGGGGNTAIDDAVRRSIADGVTYSLAAGNESTDACVRSPARVAEGITVGATDINDARAGFSNYGTCLDIFAPGVGITSAWHTSDSATNSINGTSMAAPHVAGAAALALAANPTLTPAQVQEELIGSASTGKVGNPGSGSPNRLLYLDNGALRITQFGCEGLRARFLCNVRRHGGIAPVTTQWIVNGSVVSSLNNRSNVSIGCVPGNAVTIAVRVGDATGAVVTAGGYARNCPSGNP